One window from the genome of Pedobacter schmidteae encodes:
- a CDS encoding RNA polymerase sigma factor, protein MRPVVDFPDKDLALRLKSGQEPAFRQVFDLHFRRLYNFSFRFLKNRSQAEEIVNDAFLSLWVNREKLNPDLPLLPYLYTIVRRLALNALRDIATSQKAMDNLWDQMEKLSNETEEAVLLNDLRQFTENVILQLPAQQQLVFRMSRYEGLNYDEIAERLNISRNTVKNHLIAALKTLRTHFNRSDTSYFILLTLFFFK, encoded by the coding sequence ATGAGACCAGTTGTAGATTTTCCTGATAAAGATCTGGCCCTACGTTTAAAATCGGGGCAGGAACCTGCTTTCAGACAAGTTTTTGATCTGCATTTCAGGAGGCTTTATAATTTTAGCTTTCGGTTTCTAAAAAACAGGAGCCAGGCGGAGGAAATTGTTAACGATGCTTTTTTAAGCCTTTGGGTTAACCGCGAAAAATTGAATCCAGACCTTCCCTTGCTGCCTTATCTTTATACCATTGTGCGTAGGCTGGCTTTGAATGCCTTACGTGATATAGCAACCTCGCAAAAGGCAATGGACAACCTTTGGGACCAAATGGAAAAATTGAGCAATGAAACCGAGGAGGCGGTACTATTAAACGATTTGAGGCAATTTACGGAAAATGTAATACTTCAGTTACCTGCACAGCAGCAGCTTGTATTTAGGATGAGCCGATACGAGGGCTTGAATTACGACGAGATCGCCGAAAGGTTAAATATTTCCAGGAACACCGTCAAAAATCACCTTATTGCAGCATTAAAAACACTAAGAACCCATTTTAACCGGTCCGACACCTCCTATTTCATCCTACTCACCTTATTTTTTTTCAAATAA
- a CDS encoding FecR family protein — protein MTNQKDVQFLIRQYANDSITPDQYKELMLRFNDPEYHEMIQNAFDEVWADGEIREFHTAAEMDVLYSRMKQDQRFKGSAKIKVWRPVWLAAIAAVLAGIVLGLWFFNAEPSESDLAALAKAHHIVTGQTGATLTLANGKTIALSNTPTGTLGQEAGVKISKSPKGQLVYELSGVHSDADQTNTLSTAPGQTFSVRLPEGSVVWLNAGSSLSYHPALLSKGRRWVELKGEGYFEIAKDAAHPFVVKTQNQEVEVLGTKFNISNYSNDPGTTTTLIEGLIKVKNARTAKLLSPGEQALNDGNELTVSKTDVRLACAWKDGYFRFNETSMSEITKQLERWYNVKIELSEGLTKLRLTGKISRNNDISHVLGLIQETNRIKFKIDERRIRITEK, from the coding sequence ATGACCAACCAAAAAGACGTACAGTTTTTGATCAGGCAATATGCTAATGACAGCATAACACCAGATCAATACAAAGAGCTGATGCTGCGCTTTAATGACCCTGAGTACCATGAAATGATCCAGAACGCTTTTGATGAGGTATGGGCAGATGGAGAAATCCGGGAATTTCACACCGCAGCAGAAATGGATGTACTCTATTCCCGCATGAAACAGGACCAGCGGTTTAAGGGAAGTGCAAAAATCAAGGTATGGAGGCCTGTATGGCTGGCAGCTATTGCCGCAGTACTTGCCGGAATTGTATTGGGTTTATGGTTTTTTAATGCCGAACCAAGCGAAAGTGACCTTGCCGCCCTGGCAAAGGCCCACCATATTGTAACGGGCCAAACAGGCGCAACACTCACCCTCGCAAATGGAAAAACCATCGCCTTGTCAAACACGCCCACCGGAACGTTGGGACAAGAGGCAGGCGTAAAAATCAGCAAATCTCCAAAGGGGCAATTGGTTTATGAACTTAGTGGGGTACATTCCGATGCAGATCAGACAAACACCCTATCTACCGCTCCCGGACAGACTTTTAGTGTCAGGCTCCCCGAAGGCTCGGTGGTATGGCTCAATGCAGGTTCAAGTCTGAGCTATCATCCCGCTTTATTGAGCAAGGGGCGGCGTTGGGTAGAGTTAAAAGGTGAAGGCTACTTTGAGATAGCCAAAGATGCAGCCCATCCCTTTGTTGTAAAGACCCAAAATCAGGAAGTGGAGGTGCTGGGCACAAAATTTAATATCAGCAATTATAGCAACGACCCGGGCACTACAACAACGCTGATAGAGGGCTTGATAAAAGTAAAAAATGCCCGTACAGCAAAGCTGCTGAGCCCTGGTGAGCAGGCATTGAACGACGGCAATGAATTGACAGTAAGTAAAACTGACGTCAGACTTGCCTGTGCCTGGAAAGATGGCTATTTCCGGTTTAATGAAACCAGCATGTCCGAGATAACAAAACAACTGGAACGCTGGTACAATGTAAAAATCGAATTAAGTGAAGGCCTGACAAAGCTTCGGCTGACGGGGAAAATCTCACGAAACAACGATATCTCGCATGTATTAGGTTTGATACAGGAAACAAACCGGATAAAGTTTAAAATCGATGAAAGGAGGATCCGTATTACTGAAAAATAA
- a CDS encoding SusC/RagA family TonB-linked outer membrane protein, translating to MYKVFNQKLWQPPCAISKLLLIMKLTTLILITGILQVSASTYAQRISLSEHNVSLTTILDRISTQTGYDFLFDSVNLKNLNNLSVKADQEELKNVLSRILEPRNLVFSIKNNTVIIKEADRSFLDKVSAFFATVNVRGRVVDQTDKPLPGITVSVVGTRKSISTDRDGQFELTNIDEQVTLRFSSIGYEPVEVKLNGRANLTVTMKASSTALNEVVMVGYGSTRRKDLTGSVASVSVNEINNTPLVAIDQALAGKAMGVQVTQADGSPGGVARIRIRGGASLLGGNDPLYIIDGVQLQVSNSYVSTGFEVQNPIAALGKISLAAGDDLYSGLRSNFGRGVNTLAGLNINDIESIDILKDASATAIYGSRAANGVVIITTKKGKKNEKPLLEANYYTALSKAISQKVLNADQYRQVFLEGSRNLNARLAANNQPADASASAYLANPSLLGTANTDWLDMVLRTGITQNADISVRGGGSGSSYYMSLGYNNNKGTIVGTDFSRVAGKINLINELNEKLRLIANLDMGFTKNNITNGAYGAAILAPPTFEPYNADGSLQTFNTAVFAGSMATSSGIVNPLAMLQATNFSEGNTLLGSLALEYDILKDLKFRATASINHSGNNQLNYQPSSVTVINQGGAGITQTNAGIGGQSQTRNRDMFYEANLTWDKQFNEDHRLNILGGSTWQKTTSKTFGANGQGYPDDFFLNGLSSAAVYLKPTASESYASMLSFYLRANYAFKDRYLLTLTGRSDASSKFPKNTRVFYTPSFGVAWRIKEESFLKNVQWLDELKLRASAGYTGNQNLGNNLFYTLFTPASLAGTNALVVSQLGNDLLKPERTLQKDLGLDISVFNGRLAASIGYYEKNTKGVLLPSQIPGSSGFSSVYLNKANINNKGLELELRGTIIKGNDFGWNMAFNVSANRSRLGELNRLLPNANSVGTTGNPVTIGEAIGNTALIPGEPLGQIFGTVFTGLIRTQAELDAVRANPNAFPTFFGGTTASYYGIGSPVFTSYRDMYGSAAGSLGFAPARVRIGSGQPKFYGGMTQSLNYKKWSVTALFTYSYGGDLLYLPESNTFGLADMSNRITRVMQPYYTPENPGSNRPTLTLKEGNNYSGFSGTSTMSIFDASYIKLKTINIGYTLPQAWLNKVGVKSGQIYFSGANLFAITRYPGPDPEVSNDPYSIQGGFTDDGAYPQSRQYSMGIRFSF from the coding sequence ATGTACAAAGTTTTTAACCAAAAACTATGGCAGCCGCCGTGCGCCATATCCAAACTACTGCTCATTATGAAGCTAACCACGCTAATTTTGATCACAGGTATACTCCAGGTCAGTGCATCAACCTATGCCCAGCGCATTTCTTTGTCTGAACATAATGTGAGCCTGACTACGATATTAGACCGCATCAGTACCCAAACAGGCTACGACTTTCTGTTTGACAGTGTAAACCTGAAAAACTTAAATAACCTGAGTGTAAAAGCGGATCAGGAAGAGTTAAAAAACGTGTTATCGCGGATACTTGAACCCCGCAACCTGGTATTCAGCATCAAAAACAACACGGTAATCATAAAGGAGGCCGACCGCTCATTTCTGGATAAGGTATCTGCTTTTTTTGCAACCGTCAACGTACGGGGCAGGGTTGTAGATCAAACAGACAAACCCTTACCGGGCATAACGGTTTCGGTTGTCGGCACCAGGAAAAGCATTTCCACCGACCGCGACGGACAATTTGAGCTCACGAATATAGATGAACAAGTCACTTTGCGGTTCAGCTCTATTGGCTATGAGCCCGTAGAAGTCAAATTGAATGGCCGGGCCAACCTTACCGTCACCATGAAGGCATCTTCAACAGCGCTGAATGAAGTTGTGATGGTAGGCTATGGATCAACCCGGCGTAAAGATCTTACGGGATCGGTTGCTTCGGTTAGTGTAAATGAAATCAACAACACTCCCTTAGTGGCCATAGACCAGGCCCTGGCGGGCAAGGCAATGGGGGTACAGGTTACCCAGGCCGACGGCTCTCCGGGTGGTGTAGCACGAATCCGCATTCGCGGCGGCGCCTCGCTACTGGGCGGTAACGACCCGCTTTACATCATCGATGGGGTACAGCTTCAGGTAAGTAACTCTTATGTAAGTACCGGATTTGAGGTACAAAACCCCATAGCAGCCCTGGGCAAGATTTCTTTAGCGGCGGGTGATGATTTATACTCCGGTCTGCGTTCCAATTTCGGGCGCGGGGTAAACACACTTGCAGGACTGAATATAAATGACATCGAAAGCATCGACATTCTGAAAGATGCCTCCGCTACTGCAATTTATGGTTCAAGAGCGGCCAATGGAGTGGTCATCATCACGACAAAAAAAGGCAAAAAGAACGAAAAACCCCTGCTCGAGGCAAACTATTATACAGCACTCAGCAAAGCCATTAGTCAAAAGGTCCTCAACGCAGATCAGTACAGACAGGTATTCCTGGAGGGCTCACGCAACCTGAATGCCAGGCTGGCAGCAAACAACCAGCCGGCAGACGCTTCGGCATCGGCCTACCTGGCTAACCCTTCGTTGCTAGGTACAGCCAATACCGATTGGTTGGACATGGTACTTCGTACCGGCATTACGCAAAATGCGGATATTAGCGTGCGTGGTGGCGGCAGCGGTTCAAGCTATTACATGTCTCTTGGTTACAATAACAACAAGGGTACTATTGTAGGTACCGATTTCTCGCGCGTGGCAGGCAAGATCAACCTGATTAATGAACTGAACGAGAAGTTAAGACTCATTGCCAACCTGGATATGGGTTTTACCAAAAATAACATTACCAATGGGGCTTATGGTGCCGCAATCCTAGCCCCGCCAACTTTTGAGCCTTATAATGCCGATGGTTCACTTCAAACCTTTAATACCGCTGTTTTTGCCGGATCTATGGCTACCAGTTCAGGCATTGTGAACCCACTGGCCATGCTACAGGCTACAAATTTCAGCGAAGGCAATACTTTGCTTGGATCGCTGGCGTTGGAGTATGACATTTTAAAAGACCTGAAATTCAGAGCCACCGCATCCATCAACCACTCGGGCAACAACCAGCTGAATTACCAGCCCTCCAGCGTAACTGTAATCAACCAGGGTGGGGCGGGTATTACACAAACCAATGCAGGTATTGGCGGGCAATCGCAGACCCGCAATCGTGACATGTTCTATGAAGCCAACCTGACATGGGACAAACAGTTCAATGAAGACCACCGTTTAAATATTTTAGGCGGCTCAACCTGGCAAAAAACTACTTCCAAAACTTTTGGGGCCAACGGTCAGGGCTATCCGGATGATTTCTTCCTGAATGGCCTTTCTTCGGCAGCAGTATATCTGAAGCCAACTGCCAGCGAATCCTATGCTTCTATGCTGAGCTTTTACCTTAGGGCAAATTACGCTTTTAAAGACCGCTACCTGTTAACCCTTACGGGCCGATCGGATGCTTCTTCCAAATTTCCGAAGAACACACGGGTATTCTATACGCCTTCTTTTGGTGTAGCCTGGAGGATAAAAGAGGAATCTTTTTTAAAGAATGTGCAATGGCTTGATGAATTGAAGCTCCGCGCCAGCGCAGGTTATACAGGTAATCAGAACCTGGGGAACAACCTTTTTTATACCTTGTTTACTCCCGCATCCCTGGCCGGAACCAATGCCTTAGTCGTATCACAGCTGGGCAACGACTTACTTAAACCAGAAAGAACCTTACAAAAAGACCTGGGGCTGGACATATCGGTATTCAACGGACGCCTGGCAGCATCCATCGGCTACTATGAAAAAAATACCAAAGGCGTATTACTTCCTTCGCAAATACCAGGCAGTTCAGGTTTTTCATCAGTATACCTGAATAAAGCCAATATCAACAATAAAGGTTTAGAGCTTGAACTGAGGGGAACCATCATCAAAGGCAATGATTTTGGCTGGAATATGGCATTCAATGTTTCCGCAAACCGCTCACGCTTAGGAGAGCTGAACCGTTTGCTCCCTAATGCCAACTCTGTTGGTACTACCGGAAACCCCGTAACCATAGGCGAAGCCATAGGCAATACCGCACTTATTCCCGGAGAGCCGCTTGGTCAAATTTTCGGTACGGTATTTACCGGACTGATCAGAACTCAGGCCGAACTGGATGCCGTACGGGCAAATCCAAATGCATTCCCAACATTTTTTGGAGGCACTACAGCCAGCTATTATGGTATCGGATCGCCGGTGTTTACCAGCTACAGGGATATGTATGGCTCTGCAGCAGGATCACTTGGCTTTGCACCTGCAAGGGTGAGGATCGGATCAGGGCAACCCAAATTTTATGGAGGAATGACCCAGTCCCTTAATTACAAAAAATGGAGTGTTACCGCATTATTTACCTATTCTTATGGTGGCGATTTACTGTATCTGCCCGAATCGAACACCTTTGGGCTGGCCGATATGAGCAACAGGATAACCCGCGTAATGCAGCCTTATTACACCCCTGAAAATCCAGGATCAAACAGACCAACATTAACCTTAAAAGAAGGCAATAACTATTCAGGCTTCTCTGGTACAAGTACCATGTCGATATTCGACGCCTCTTACATTAAGTTAAAAACAATCAACATCGGCTATACTTTACCACAGGCATGGTTAAATAAGGTAGGAGTAAAGTCCGGTCAGATTTATTTCTCCGGTGCCAATCTGTTTGCTATTACCAGGTACCCGGGACCAGATCCTGAGGTAAGTAACGACCCTTACAGTATACAAGGTGGCTTTACAGACGACGGAGCTTATCCGCAATCGCGTCAGTATAGTATGGGGATAAGGTTCAGTTTCTAG
- a CDS encoding RagB/SusD family nutrient uptake outer membrane protein, whose product MKKLNIYGITLLSMLALSACDKELSTPPPNAKVNGTAIIDQRTAQIVLNGVYYRFANASATQTSWTAQNVGPAMLSGNLGYAFGGAYQIESNTNLNPMLIPSIWSNAYVLLAQTNGFIEGVTELPDRDFASPTRKAEMLAEARYVRAHAHFKLLLYFSEWKDLASQNGVLLRTELGGLSTAIKTRNSVAESYDIILSDLDYAVANGPTTNPNYFVNKYAAMALEARVLLTRGQPADIAKALELTNAVIGSNKYTLEPNLKDIFYSKGLASKEVILGIRPQLSQEVNREIQSNNFRLGASSGFISKKAFRTLLTGDPRQTWMIGAKTNQVGRPDDEYFTKYGAWPAAAATQLSETQYAIRLTEVYLMRAEALARSGGSLTDAKTDIKTVMARAGVTNFANVDDANTPNDVWVQAYYETLRNLTNEDGIDWNALVRFPLNTITSLRPTITKVTQLWFGVPVAEFQTNPMFGQQNAGGYPIQ is encoded by the coding sequence ATGAAAAAATTAAATATATACGGTATCACGCTCCTAAGCATGCTCGCGTTGTCGGCATGCGATAAAGAACTGAGCACACCGCCGCCCAATGCAAAGGTAAACGGAACGGCAATCATCGATCAGCGAACTGCACAAATTGTACTAAACGGCGTATATTACAGGTTTGCCAATGCATCGGCTACTCAAACCAGCTGGACCGCTCAGAATGTTGGCCCAGCCATGCTTAGTGGCAATTTGGGTTATGCTTTTGGCGGTGCCTATCAGATTGAAAGCAACACTAACCTCAACCCCATGCTCATCCCCTCTATCTGGAGCAATGCGTATGTACTATTGGCGCAAACCAATGGTTTTATAGAAGGCGTAACCGAATTGCCTGACCGCGACTTCGCCTCACCTACACGTAAGGCTGAGATGCTTGCTGAGGCCCGTTATGTGAGGGCACATGCTCATTTTAAATTATTGCTATATTTTTCGGAGTGGAAAGATCTGGCCAGTCAAAACGGGGTTTTATTGCGAACCGAGCTGGGAGGTTTAAGTACAGCGATAAAAACCCGTAACAGTGTTGCCGAATCTTATGATATCATTCTGAGCGACCTGGACTATGCGGTTGCAAACGGCCCCACAACCAACCCAAATTATTTTGTGAACAAATATGCAGCTATGGCTCTTGAAGCCCGCGTATTACTTACACGAGGTCAGCCTGCCGATATTGCGAAAGCACTGGAACTAACCAACGCAGTAATCGGCAGCAACAAATATACGCTGGAACCTAATTTAAAGGACATTTTTTATAGCAAAGGACTGGCAAGTAAAGAAGTAATTCTGGGGATAAGACCGCAGCTCAGCCAGGAAGTGAACCGAGAAATTCAGAGCAACAACTTCCGTCTGGGCGCCAGTAGTGGTTTTATTTCCAAAAAAGCCTTCCGTACGCTGCTGACCGGCGACCCTAGACAAACCTGGATGATTGGCGCAAAAACCAATCAGGTAGGCCGTCCTGATGATGAATATTTCACAAAATATGGTGCCTGGCCTGCAGCTGCGGCCACACAGCTTTCAGAAACACAGTATGCCATCAGACTAACAGAAGTATACCTAATGAGGGCAGAGGCCCTTGCACGGTCGGGCGGATCATTGACAGATGCCAAAACCGACATCAAAACCGTAATGGCCCGGGCCGGAGTAACCAATTTTGCTAATGTTGACGACGCCAATACGCCAAATGATGTATGGGTTCAGGCTTACTATGAAACTTTGCGCAATCTTACCAATGAAGACGGTATAGACTGGAACGCACTTGTGCGCTTTCCCCTGAATACCATCACCTCATTGCGCCCTACCATTACAAAGGTGACACAACTATGGTTTGGTGTACCGGTGGCAGAGTTTCAAACCAACCCTATGTTTGGCCAGCAAAATGCCGGTGGCTATCCTATTCAATAA
- a CDS encoding thioredoxin domain-containing protein, whose protein sequence is MKIKSNLLKCLIGIVIGGTLCSASTKAQNATKPIIGIGDKAPELLHGAWLKGKPIKEYQKDHLYIIEFWATWCGPCVGMMPHLSEIARTHAGNVTVIGVNIWEDSHGADKPREKPYDVNQPRVKRFLKSMGNKVTYSIVMDNNEEYMGKNWMKAAGQSGIPCSFMIKNGKIMWIGHPAELDSMISIVQDSKYDIAAARRKSDAAKATRAATGVDAKVAKIRADFAAAAKDKQYDKAVAILDTGSAELPQWAPFFGYHKFQVLLDYNQAGALEFMKQWESTAPGFKSSAGIAICKKKGLSKDFYEYGINILKEQADNPQPGSLMYNHIAVAYANMGNIDAAVEAQEKAIEMAKRYVKEGKFAGSVTESTIEAYIKTLAAYKKGDR, encoded by the coding sequence ATGAAAATAAAAAGTAACCTATTAAAATGCCTGATCGGTATAGTGATTGGCGGAACACTTTGTTCCGCCAGCACAAAAGCTCAAAATGCCACTAAGCCAATAATTGGTATTGGCGACAAAGCACCAGAACTGCTTCACGGCGCATGGCTAAAAGGTAAGCCTATAAAAGAATACCAAAAAGACCATTTATATATCATAGAATTCTGGGCAACATGGTGCGGGCCATGCGTAGGGATGATGCCGCATCTTTCTGAAATTGCCAGGACCCATGCCGGCAATGTTACAGTAATTGGTGTAAACATCTGGGAGGATTCACACGGAGCTGATAAGCCCCGAGAGAAGCCATATGATGTTAATCAGCCCCGTGTAAAGCGCTTTCTGAAAAGTATGGGCAACAAAGTGACCTACAGCATTGTGATGGACAACAATGAAGAATACATGGGAAAAAACTGGATGAAGGCAGCCGGTCAGTCGGGAATACCATGTTCATTTATGATTAAAAATGGAAAAATCATGTGGATCGGGCATCCCGCTGAACTCGATTCCATGATTTCAATCGTTCAGGACAGCAAGTATGATATCGCAGCTGCCCGCAGGAAAAGTGATGCCGCAAAGGCCACGCGTGCAGCTACTGGTGTAGACGCCAAAGTAGCAAAGATCAGGGCAGACTTTGCAGCTGCAGCAAAAGACAAACAGTACGATAAAGCAGTAGCGATACTGGATACCGGTTCGGCAGAGCTGCCTCAATGGGCGCCCTTTTTTGGATACCATAAATTTCAGGTATTACTGGATTACAACCAGGCCGGAGCACTGGAATTTATGAAACAATGGGAAAGCACTGCCCCTGGGTTTAAAAGCTCGGCAGGGATAGCAATTTGCAAAAAGAAGGGACTATCTAAAGATTTTTACGAGTATGGGATCAACATTTTGAAAGAGCAGGCCGATAATCCGCAACCTGGCTCGCTGATGTATAACCATATTGCGGTAGCCTACGCCAATATGGGCAATATAGATGCCGCTGTTGAAGCTCAGGAAAAAGCCATTGAAATGGCCAAACGGTATGTAAAGGAGGGCAAATTTGCAGGCTCCGTTACAGAAAGCACCATAGAAGCATACATCAAAACACTTGCTGCATATAAAAAGGGTGATCGTTAG
- a CDS encoding AraC family transcriptional regulator: MSIVLKMSHMKASYRQISTSEDASFAIKEYCQPRFTNTFHFHHGYEVILIVKSSGQVYVGNKVMDYKEGEIFMFGPGLVHCFSSDNLSVDSAEVAHAIVVQFTADFMGKEFFETLELRKVKELLQQSAYGIKFSTAGPSLSSSFFQFQPNQQMKNLILLLQVLEELSLRSREGALLLTEDIRKIRYRESDSKKLASIFNYVFENYHHSIDIRSAASMACMNMAAFCRYFKRSTHKTFSQFVNEIRISHATKLLMGKEHNITDICYACGFDNVSYFNRQFKIHQGMSPREYRKVFIESNAGFPFLRPTD; this comes from the coding sequence ATGAGTATTGTACTAAAAATGAGTCATATGAAAGCTTCCTACCGACAGATATCTACTTCTGAGGATGCCAGTTTTGCGATTAAGGAATACTGTCAGCCCCGGTTCACCAATACCTTTCATTTTCACCATGGCTATGAAGTGATTTTAATTGTAAAAAGCTCTGGTCAGGTGTATGTGGGTAACAAAGTGATGGACTATAAAGAAGGAGAAATTTTTATGTTCGGTCCGGGGCTGGTGCATTGTTTTTCCAGTGATAACCTATCTGTTGACAGCGCTGAAGTGGCGCATGCTATTGTAGTGCAGTTCACGGCAGATTTCATGGGCAAGGAATTTTTCGAGACCCTGGAGCTGAGAAAGGTAAAGGAGCTGCTGCAGCAATCGGCTTATGGCATAAAATTCAGTACAGCAGGCCCCTCCCTTAGCAGCAGTTTTTTTCAATTCCAGCCTAATCAGCAAATGAAGAACCTGATACTTTTGCTGCAGGTATTGGAAGAGCTGTCCCTGCGCAGTAGAGAAGGCGCTTTGTTGCTTACAGAAGATATCAGAAAAATACGGTACAGGGAAAGTGATTCTAAAAAACTGGCTTCCATTTTCAACTATGTGTTTGAAAATTATCATCATAGTATTGATATCAGATCGGCGGCTTCTATGGCCTGCATGAATATGGCCGCGTTTTGCCGTTACTTTAAAAGGAGCACGCATAAAACCTTCTCCCAGTTTGTAAATGAGATAAGGATTAGTCATGCTACTAAATTATTGATGGGAAAAGAACATAACATTACGGATATATGTTATGCCTGTGGTTTTGATAACGTGTCCTATTTTAACAGACAATTTAAAATTCATCAGGGGATGTCGCCCCGGGAATACCGTAAGGTCTTTATTGAGAGTAATGCCGGTTTCCCTTTCTTGCGCCCTACTGATTGA
- a CDS encoding sugar phosphate isomerase/epimerase — translation MELAIHNWMRAETIETTIQRVSAIGYTRLEIAGSPEQYNTKDLRKLMKAHNLSCWGSVTLMLGERNLLARNEAQRAASVRYVKDVVKMVKELDGHMVSVVPGTVGKIVPDGRPEEEWDWAVDSMKEIYEYSESAGILLGIEPINRFETYFINRAEQALALAAAVGPNCGVCLDTFHMNIEENNIYEAIKLAEGKLVGFHVADNNRMAPGMGQLNWQKIIDTLRQINYNDVLSVEFCAPIDRTPANPYPGSIDETPQNLSPEQEKFLIDHGSSSVTDEFYTMLSKESYHTLSKLI, via the coding sequence ATGGAACTTGCGATACACAATTGGATGCGTGCCGAGACTATAGAAACTACAATACAAAGAGTTTCCGCAATCGGATATACCAGGCTTGAAATTGCCGGAAGCCCGGAACAATACAACACAAAAGACCTGAGAAAACTAATGAAAGCGCACAATCTTTCGTGCTGGGGTTCTGTAACGCTGATGCTTGGCGAACGGAACCTGCTGGCCCGCAATGAAGCACAACGGGCAGCTTCTGTCAGGTATGTAAAAGATGTAGTGAAGATGGTAAAAGAGCTGGACGGACATATGGTTTCTGTAGTGCCGGGTACAGTAGGAAAAATAGTCCCGGATGGGAGACCTGAAGAAGAATGGGACTGGGCTGTTGACTCCATGAAAGAGATATATGAATACAGTGAATCTGCCGGTATTTTACTCGGCATAGAGCCTATTAACCGCTTTGAAACCTATTTCATCAACCGTGCAGAACAGGCATTGGCATTGGCAGCAGCAGTTGGCCCAAACTGCGGCGTATGCCTCGATACCTTTCATATGAACATAGAAGAAAACAATATATACGAAGCCATTAAACTGGCCGAAGGCAAGCTGGTAGGTTTTCATGTGGCCGACAATAACCGGATGGCCCCCGGAATGGGGCAGCTCAACTGGCAAAAGATTATCGATACCCTACGGCAAATCAATTACAACGATGTACTTTCTGTAGAGTTCTGTGCACCAATAGACCGCACCCCCGCCAATCCATACCCGGGTTCTATTGACGAGACACCCCAAAACCTAAGCCCGGAGCAGGAGAAATTCCTGATAGATCATGGAAGCTCGTCCGTTACAGACGAATTTTACACCATGCTCAGCAAAGAATCATATCATACTTTATCAAAACTTATCTAA